The following coding sequences are from one Streptomyces venezuelae window:
- the thyX gene encoding FAD-dependent thymidylate synthase has product MSETPTEDLKPSFRSEVTVELVKHAATDSDVLWAARVSTAGEQSLDELQKDPERSKGLINYLMRDRHGSPFEHNSMTFFISAPIFVFREFMRHRVGWSYNEESGRYRELQPVFYVPDASRKLVQEGRPGKYVFVEGSEAQQELTGRVMEDSYRQAYEAYQEMLAAGVAREVARSVLPVGLFSSMYATCNARSLMHFLGLRTQHELAKVPSFPQREIEMVGEKMEEQWAKLMPLTHAAFNKNGRVAP; this is encoded by the coding sequence GTGAGCGAGACCCCCACCGAAGACCTCAAGCCCAGCTTTCGCAGCGAGGTCACCGTCGAGCTGGTGAAGCACGCCGCCACCGACTCCGACGTCCTGTGGGCCGCCCGCGTCTCCACGGCGGGTGAGCAGTCGCTCGACGAGCTCCAGAAGGACCCGGAGCGCTCCAAGGGCCTGATCAACTACCTGATGCGGGACCGCCACGGCAGCCCCTTCGAGCACAACTCGATGACGTTCTTCATCAGCGCCCCCATCTTCGTCTTCCGCGAGTTCATGCGGCACCGCGTCGGCTGGTCGTACAACGAGGAATCGGGTCGGTACAGGGAGCTGCAGCCCGTCTTCTACGTCCCCGACGCCTCCCGCAAGCTCGTCCAGGAGGGCCGCCCGGGGAAGTACGTCTTCGTGGAGGGCAGCGAGGCCCAGCAGGAGCTCACGGGCCGCGTCATGGAGGACTCGTACCGCCAGGCGTACGAGGCGTACCAGGAGATGCTCGCCGCCGGTGTCGCCCGCGAAGTCGCCCGCTCGGTGCTCCCGGTCGGCCTCTTCTCCTCGATGTACGCGACGTGCAACGCGCGTTCGCTGATGCACTTCCTCGGACTGCGCACGCAGCACGAGCTCGCCAAGGTCCCGTCCTTCCCGCAGCGGGAGATCGAGATGGTCGGCGAGAAGATGGAGGAGCAGTGGGCCAAGCTCATGCCCCTCACCCATGCGGCCTTCAACAAGAACGGACGCGTGGCGCCTTAA
- the dapA gene encoding 4-hydroxy-tetrahydrodipicolinate synthase, which translates to MAPTSTPQTPFGRVLTAMVTPFTADGALDLDGAQQLAAHLVDAGNDGLVINGTTGESPTVSDAEKNDLVRAVLDAVGDRAHIVAGVGTNDTRHSLELARAAEQAGAHGLLTVTPYYNKPPQEGLFRHFTAIADSTDLPVMLYDIPGRSGVPINTETLVRLAEHPRIVANKDAKGDLGRASWAIARSDLAWYSGDDMLNLPLLSVGACGFVSVVGHVVTPELRAMLEAHLTGDVQKATEIHQKLLPVFTGMFRTQGVITTKAALALQGRPAGPLRLPMVELSPDETAQLKIDLAAGGVQL; encoded by the coding sequence ATGGCTCCGACCTCCACTCCGCAGACCCCCTTCGGGAGGGTCCTCACCGCCATGGTCACGCCCTTTACGGCGGACGGCGCACTCGACCTCGACGGCGCGCAGCAGCTCGCCGCCCACCTGGTGGACGCAGGCAATGACGGCCTGGTCATCAACGGCACCACCGGTGAGTCCCCGACCGTCAGTGACGCGGAGAAAAACGATCTCGTACGAGCCGTACTGGACGCCGTCGGAGACCGCGCCCACATCGTCGCGGGCGTCGGCACCAACGACACCCGCCACAGTCTCGAGCTCGCCCGCGCCGCCGAGCAGGCAGGCGCCCACGGCCTCCTGACCGTCACGCCGTACTACAACAAGCCCCCGCAAGAGGGCCTGTTCCGGCACTTCACCGCCATCGCCGACAGCACCGACCTGCCCGTCATGCTGTACGACATCCCGGGCCGCAGCGGCGTTCCGATCAACACGGAAACTCTCGTCCGGCTCGCCGAGCACCCCCGGATCGTCGCCAACAAGGACGCCAAGGGCGACCTCGGCCGCGCCAGCTGGGCCATCGCCCGCTCGGACCTCGCCTGGTACTCCGGCGACGACATGCTGAACCTCCCGCTCCTGTCCGTCGGCGCGTGCGGCTTCGTCTCCGTCGTCGGCCACGTCGTCACCCCCGAACTGCGCGCCATGCTGGAGGCGCACCTCACCGGTGATGTACAGAAGGCAACGGAGATCCACCAGAAGCTGCTTCCCGTCTTCACCGGTATGTTCCGCACCCAGGGCGTGATCACGACCAAGGCGGCGCTCGCCCTCCAGGGGCGCCCCGCGGGCCCGCTCCGCCTCCCGATGGTGGAGCTGTCACCCGACGAGACGGCCCAGCTCAAGATCGACCTCGCGGCCGGCGGGGTACAGCTGTAA
- a CDS encoding ribonuclease J gives MSHPHPELGAPPKLPKGGLRVTPLGGLGEIGRNMTVFEYNGRLLIVDCGVLFPEEEQPGIDLILPDFSSIRDRLDDIEGIVLTHGHEDHIGGVPYLLREKPDIPLIGSKLTLALIEAKLQEHRIRPYTLEVVEGDREHLGPFDCEFVAVNHSIPDALAVAIRTPAGMVVATGDFKMDQLPMDGRLTDLHAFARLSEEGIDLLLSDSTNAEVPGFVPPERDISNVIRGVFAGAQKRIIVASFASHVHRIQQILDAAHEYGRRVAFVGRSMVRNMGIARDLGYLRVPPGLVVDVKTLDDLPDSEVVLVCTGSQGEPMAALSRMANRDHQIRIVQGDTVILASSLIPGNENAVYRVINGLTRWGANVVHKGNAKVHVSGHASAGELLYFYNICKPKNLMPVHGEWRHLRANAELGALTGVPHDRIVIAEDGVVVDLVEGKAKIVGKVQAGYVYVDGLSVGDVGEPALKDRKILGDEGIISVFVVVDSSTGKITSGPTIQARGSGIEDSAFGAVMPKIQEVLEKSAQDGVVEPHQLQQLIRRTLGKWVSDNYRRRPMILPVVVEV, from the coding sequence TTGAGTCATCCGCATCCTGAACTCGGTGCTCCGCCGAAGCTCCCGAAGGGCGGCCTGCGCGTCACGCCGCTCGGCGGCCTCGGCGAGATCGGCCGCAACATGACCGTCTTCGAGTACAACGGCCGCCTTCTGATCGTCGACTGCGGAGTGCTCTTCCCCGAGGAGGAGCAGCCCGGAATCGACCTGATCCTGCCGGACTTCTCGTCCATCAGGGACCGCCTCGACGACATCGAGGGCATCGTGCTCACGCACGGGCACGAGGACCACATCGGTGGTGTCCCGTACCTCCTGCGCGAGAAGCCGGACATCCCCCTGATCGGTTCCAAGCTGACCCTCGCGTTGATCGAGGCGAAGCTCCAGGAGCACCGCATCCGTCCGTACACGCTCGAGGTCGTCGAGGGCGACCGCGAGCACCTCGGCCCGTTCGACTGCGAGTTCGTCGCCGTCAACCACTCCATCCCGGACGCCCTGGCCGTCGCCATCCGCACCCCCGCGGGCATGGTCGTCGCCACCGGCGACTTCAAGATGGACCAGCTCCCGATGGACGGCCGTCTGACGGACCTGCACGCGTTCGCGCGGCTGAGCGAGGAAGGCATCGACCTCCTCCTCTCCGACTCGACGAACGCCGAGGTCCCGGGCTTTGTCCCGCCCGAGCGTGACATCTCGAACGTGATCCGCGGTGTCTTCGCCGGCGCTCAGAAGCGCATCATCGTGGCGAGCTTCGCCAGCCACGTGCACCGCATCCAGCAGATCCTGGACGCTGCCCACGAGTACGGCCGCAGGGTCGCCTTCGTCGGCCGCTCGATGGTCCGCAACATGGGCATCGCCCGCGACCTCGGCTACCTCCGGGTGCCGCCGGGCCTCGTCGTCGATGTCAAGACGCTCGACGACCTGCCGGACAGCGAGGTCGTCCTGGTCTGCACGGGATCGCAGGGCGAGCCCATGGCCGCGCTCTCCCGCATGGCCAACCGCGATCACCAGATCCGGATCGTCCAGGGCGACACGGTGATCCTGGCGTCGTCGCTCATCCCCGGCAACGAGAACGCGGTGTACCGCGTGATCAACGGCCTGACCCGCTGGGGAGCGAACGTCGTCCACAAGGGCAACGCCAAGGTGCACGTCTCCGGCCACGCGTCGGCCGGCGAGCTCCTGTACTTCTACAACATCTGCAAGCCCAAGAACCTGATGCCGGTCCACGGCGAATGGCGCCACTTGCGCGCGAACGCCGAGCTCGGCGCCCTCACCGGCGTCCCGCACGACCGCATCGTGATCGCCGAGGACGGCGTCGTGGTCGACCTCGTCGAGGGCAAGGCGAAGATCGTCGGCAAGGTCCAGGCGGGGTACGTCTACGTGGACGGCCTCTCCGTGGGCGATGTCGGCGAGCCGGCACTGAAGGACCGCAAGATCCTCGGTGACGAGGGCATCATCTCGGTCTTCGTGGTCGTGGACTCCAGCACCGGCAAGATCACCAGCGGCCCGACCATCCAGGCGCGCGGTTCCGGCATCGAGGACTCGGCGTTCGGCGCCGTGATGCCGAAGATCCAGGAAGTACTGGAGAAGTCGGCCCAGGACGGCGTCGTCGAACCGCACCAGCTGCAGCAGCTCATCCGCCGCACGCTGGGCAAATGGGTCTCGGACAACTACCGCCGTCGCCCGATGATCCTGCCCGTGGTCGTCGAGGTCTGA
- a CDS encoding DegT/DnrJ/EryC1/StrS family aminotransferase, whose product MLRAAGVGTGDEVVVPAYGNTEVTEAVTLTGAVPVFADIEPTTYCLDPDAVAAAVTPRTAAVVVVHRFGNQADVRRLRDVGQRHGLLVLEQGEAEASGDGLSRRRQHAAYLSGRLNGVVTPDGGAGHSYEQYVVRVPGNGRPDRDAFARAVRAKGVACHVPVKTPVHRMPRFWRDVQLPETERAADETLALPIEASMTRRELQRVVSACNALGGLLQPAF is encoded by the coding sequence ATGTTGCGCGCCGCCGGCGTCGGTACCGGAGACGAAGTCGTCGTACCGGCCTACGGCAACACCGAGGTGACCGAAGCCGTGACCCTCACCGGGGCGGTGCCCGTCTTCGCGGACATAGAGCCCACCACCTACTGCCTCGACCCCGACGCCGTCGCCGCCGCGGTCACCCCGCGCACGGCCGCCGTCGTCGTCGTGCATCGCTTCGGCAACCAGGCCGACGTACGACGACTGAGAGACGTAGGACAGCGGCACGGGCTGCTCGTCCTGGAGCAGGGTGAAGCCGAGGCATCGGGCGACGGGCTGTCACGGCGGCGGCAGCACGCCGCGTACCTCAGTGGACGCCTCAACGGAGTCGTGACGCCCGACGGCGGCGCAGGGCACAGCTACGAGCAGTACGTCGTGCGCGTGCCCGGGAACGGGCGGCCCGACCGGGACGCCTTCGCACGTGCCGTACGAGCCAAAGGTGTTGCTTGTCATGTGCCGGTGAAGACGCCCGTGCACCGCATGCCTCGGTTCTGGCGCGACGTACAGCTGCCCGAGACCGAACGGGCCGCGGACGAGACGCTCGCGCTTCCGATCGAGGCGTCCATGACGCGGCGTGAACTCCAGCGCGTCGTGTCCGCGTGCAATGCGCTCGGCGGGCTTCTGCAGCCGGCCTTCTGA
- a CDS encoding alpha/beta hydrolase family esterase, with amino-acid sequence MPSQRGTHVRYACPLALVVLLLPVAACGSDNDKPPKRTPAQKPSRAESPRPGDQKVTLSWKGEKRVYTVHAPPGFSRTKSLPLIVAMHPYPGDGGAAAAISGLNAKADDENFLVAYPDGLNKAFNAMICCGTEDDVGFIRTLTKRLTRTWNADPDRVYATGISNGGDMTYKLAVELPGTFAAIAPVSGGFLGTDAEKASYKPKTPVSVITFLGGADQYFTSMDKGIKTWQKRLACTTGSPDTLGKTNIKRTEAKCRDGSAVVVYRLPDMGHAWPKGAGGGMSDPTSGISATDLMWDFFKSHTRKAG; translated from the coding sequence ATGCCGAGCCAACGCGGTACGCATGTGCGGTACGCCTGCCCCCTGGCCCTCGTCGTCCTGCTCCTTCCCGTGGCGGCCTGCGGCTCCGACAACGACAAGCCCCCGAAACGGACACCAGCCCAGAAGCCGTCGCGGGCGGAGAGCCCTCGCCCGGGAGACCAGAAAGTCACGCTGTCCTGGAAAGGCGAGAAGCGCGTCTACACCGTCCACGCCCCTCCCGGTTTCTCCCGTACCAAGAGCCTCCCGCTCATCGTGGCCATGCACCCGTATCCGGGCGACGGCGGGGCCGCGGCAGCCATCAGCGGCCTCAACGCGAAGGCGGACGACGAGAACTTCCTCGTCGCCTATCCCGATGGCCTCAACAAGGCGTTCAACGCGATGATCTGCTGCGGCACGGAGGACGACGTGGGATTCATCCGTACGCTCACGAAACGGCTGACCCGCACCTGGAACGCCGACCCGGACCGCGTCTACGCCACGGGTATCTCCAACGGCGGCGACATGACGTACAAGCTCGCCGTCGAACTCCCCGGCACGTTCGCTGCCATAGCCCCGGTCAGCGGCGGATTCCTGGGCACGGACGCCGAGAAGGCGTCCTACAAACCGAAGACCCCGGTCTCCGTGATCACGTTCCTCGGCGGCGCGGATCAGTACTTCACCTCGATGGACAAGGGCATCAAGACCTGGCAGAAACGCCTGGCCTGCACGACGGGAAGCCCCGACACACTGGGGAAGACCAACATCAAAAGGACGGAGGCCAAGTGCCGCGACGGCTCGGCCGTGGTCGTCTACCGGCTCCCGGACATGGGGCACGCCTGGCCAAAGGGCGCGGGCGGCGGAATGTCCGATCCGACGTCAGGCATCAGCGCGACCGACCTGATGTGGGACTTCTTCAAGTCCCACACCAGGAAGGCCGGATAG
- a CDS encoding SpoIIE family protein phosphatase, translated as MITARAAATFEPVGRSVATARSFVRDTLQGWGFSDVIDDAVVLTSELVTNAVVHAGTAADVECLRSEDAVRIEVSDRYPEREIPLQQSSMNMGSPDREGGRGLQLCAALATRWGVDYTPTHKQVWFQLDLPHRSVGTRTAGPSLPADLLPIADGRVRVAVIQIDRLGAISAWNEDAEELFGYVAEQVMGKPLNDLAAWPHTPGTSTGIAEALQLSRWEGSYGVRNAHGRVVPVYASHLRVRDADGEPSTVCLLVRDDERAVLQTPLRGTAPEPGSLSEPHAADPFEVFIGSPAPDDLDGLLQRTVERARDMLDGDAAFLLLATDDETELEVRASTGLPSARQRFARVQVESAPGRYGSARMPAVHEDLTVVPGAVPLLSGTGMRSVVTVPLKVEGRLTGSLGVAAEASGRYSNEEALRLQFAADRIALAVESARLGELERLRRGSLSFLVEASDLLAGTLDRDQTLALMAQMTVPTLATWCAVYTIADQSAEPYLSYVLHEDEERIDGLKALLSKIAPPDPVPTPGARVWAAPSEAAHQAALRTSMRSLGLGETPGLGSGIGTTLSTASAVGGETVVLPLVARNRVIGMLTLGKPADEHFRQEILELAEDLSRRAALALDNARLYSERMAISQSLQRSLLPPGLPQVPGVEVDVIYRAAGEGNEVGGDFYDLFPIRDGAYGFAIGDVCGTGPEAAAVTGLARHALRLLAREGFGGPAVLERLNAAILDEGARSRFLTLLYGELWPQEDGSAVLKIVCAGHPLPLRLRQDGTVEPYAEPQPLLGVMEDLELYEQTATLDPGDVLLCVTDGVTERREGTRMLGDDGLADVLTTCTGLTAGAVAARIMRAVERFATDAPSDDMAILAMRVPGLQKD; from the coding sequence GTGATCACCGCGCGCGCGGCTGCCACCTTCGAACCCGTCGGACGTTCCGTCGCGACGGCCCGCTCCTTCGTGCGCGACACCCTCCAGGGCTGGGGGTTCTCCGACGTCATCGACGACGCCGTCGTCCTCACCAGCGAGCTGGTCACCAACGCCGTGGTGCACGCCGGCACGGCCGCCGACGTCGAGTGCCTGCGCAGCGAGGACGCCGTCCGCATCGAGGTCTCCGACCGCTATCCGGAGCGCGAGATCCCGCTCCAGCAGTCCTCCATGAACATGGGCAGCCCCGACCGCGAGGGCGGCCGCGGCCTCCAGCTCTGTGCCGCGCTGGCCACCCGCTGGGGCGTCGACTACACCCCCACGCACAAACAGGTCTGGTTCCAGCTCGACCTCCCCCACCGCTCCGTCGGCACCCGCACCGCGGGCCCCTCGCTCCCGGCCGACCTGCTGCCCATCGCCGACGGCAGGGTCCGCGTCGCCGTCATCCAGATCGACCGCCTGGGCGCCATCTCCGCCTGGAACGAGGACGCCGAGGAACTCTTCGGGTACGTGGCCGAGCAGGTCATGGGCAAGCCCCTCAACGACCTCGCGGCCTGGCCGCACACCCCGGGCACCAGCACCGGAATCGCCGAGGCCCTCCAGCTCTCCCGCTGGGAGGGCAGCTACGGCGTCCGCAACGCCCACGGCCGCGTCGTCCCCGTCTACGCCTCGCACCTCCGCGTCCGCGACGCAGACGGCGAACCCTCCACGGTCTGCCTCCTCGTCCGCGACGACGAGCGCGCCGTCCTCCAGACCCCGCTGCGCGGCACGGCCCCCGAACCCGGCTCCCTCAGCGAACCGCACGCCGCGGACCCCTTCGAGGTGTTCATCGGCTCGCCCGCCCCCGACGACCTCGACGGCCTGCTCCAGCGCACCGTCGAGCGCGCCCGCGACATGCTCGACGGTGACGCCGCGTTCCTCCTCCTGGCCACGGACGACGAGACCGAGCTGGAAGTACGCGCCTCCACGGGCCTCCCTTCGGCCCGCCAGCGCTTCGCCCGCGTCCAGGTCGAGTCGGCCCCCGGACGCTACGGCTCCGCCCGCATGCCGGCCGTCCACGAGGACCTCACGGTCGTGCCCGGCGCGGTCCCCCTGCTCTCCGGCACCGGCATGCGTTCCGTCGTCACGGTCCCGCTGAAGGTGGAGGGCCGCCTCACCGGCTCCCTGGGCGTCGCCGCCGAGGCGTCGGGACGGTACTCGAACGAGGAGGCGCTGCGCCTCCAGTTCGCCGCCGACCGCATCGCCCTGGCCGTGGAGTCCGCCCGCCTCGGCGAGCTGGAGAGGCTCCGCCGCGGTTCGCTCTCCTTCCTCGTTGAGGCCTCCGACCTTCTGGCGGGCACCCTCGACCGCGACCAGACGCTGGCCCTCATGGCCCAGATGACGGTCCCCACCCTCGCCACCTGGTGCGCGGTCTACACGATCGCCGACCAGTCCGCCGAGCCCTATCTTTCGTACGTCCTGCACGAGGACGAGGAGCGCATCGACGGCCTCAAGGCGCTCCTCTCCAAGATCGCCCCGCCGGACCCGGTGCCCACGCCGGGGGCCCGCGTCTGGGCGGCCCCCTCCGAAGCCGCCCACCAGGCCGCCCTGCGCACGTCGATGCGCAGCCTGGGCCTGGGCGAGACCCCGGGCCTCGGCTCGGGCATCGGCACGACGCTCTCCACGGCTTCGGCGGTGGGCGGCGAGACCGTGGTCCTCCCGCTGGTCGCCCGCAACCGCGTCATCGGCATGCTCACCCTCGGTAAGCCCGCCGACGAACACTTCCGCCAAGAGATCCTGGAATTGGCCGAAGATCTCTCCCGCCGGGCGGCCCTCGCCCTCGACAACGCCCGCCTCTACTCGGAGCGCATGGCCATCAGCCAGTCCCTCCAGCGCAGCCTGCTGCCGCCGGGTCTGCCGCAGGTGCCGGGCGTCGAGGTCGACGTCATCTACCGCGCGGCCGGCGAGGGCAACGAAGTCGGCGGTGACTTCTACGACCTCTTCCCGATCCGCGACGGCGCGTACGGCTTCGCGATCGGCGACGTCTGCGGCACGGGCCCGGAGGCCGCGGCGGTCACCGGCCTCGCCCGGCACGCGCTGCGCCTGCTCGCCCGTGAGGGCTTCGGCGGCCCGGCGGTCCTCGAACGCCTCAACGCCGCGATCCTCGACGAGGGGGCCCGCAGCCGCTTCCTGACGCTCCTGTACGGCGAGTTGTGGCCGCAGGAGGACGGCTCGGCGGTCCTGAAGATCGTCTGCGCGGGCCATCCGCTGCCGCTGCGCCTGCGCCAGGACGGCACGGTCGAGCCGTACGCGGAGCCGCAGCCCCTGCTCGGCGTCATGGAGGACCTGGAGCTGTACGAGCAGACGGCGACGCTCGACCCGGGCGACGTCCTGTTGTGCGTCACCGACGGGGTGACGGAGCGCCGCGAGGGCACACGCATGCTCGGCGACGACGGTCTGGCCGACGTCCTGACGACCTGCACGGGTCTGACGGCCGGCGCGGTCGCGGCCCGCATCATGCGCGCGGTGGAACGCTTCGCGACGGACGCGCCCTCGGACGACATGGCGATCCTCGCCATGCGGGTCCCGGGCCTGCAGAAGGACTGA